The proteins below come from a single Rhodococcus sp. WMMA185 genomic window:
- a CDS encoding thiamine pyrophosphate-dependent enzyme, with protein MAGHAVVEQLVAHGADKVYAVPGESYLAVLDGLYEHNSSVEVIITRQEGGAALMAAAHGQLTGKPGICMVTRGPGATNASIGVHVASQDASPMVLFIGQVPRRNKGNRSFQEVDYSAMFGTIAKEVIEINQADRTPELVARAMNTAISGEPGPVVVVLPEDVLTDETTAPILEPPAPMRSWPHPADIERVVQMLGNARSPVIVVGHTRWTSEACNRLRRFAETSDIPVVAAVRCADVIDNDSEAFVGTLGLRTTPGLAEQLEREADLVILLGTRPDALTLSEFPTLRDPERRAKVVHVYPDPDSLDRIVVADVAIPSPPEEFLNALPQKIPPTAERARWRGVLRALCVNNDALIEMYSAEDPAPAFMAVFNKHIDTNAIVSTGAGNYTGWPQRFHRFSTYPSLAGSQSGAMGYSIPAAVAAALAFPDRRVVAFAGDGCFLMNGQELATVSQYRLDVLVVVVNNSRFGTIRDHQERRFPGRVSGTGLANPDFAALARAYGGDAQQVRTPEEFSIALGEFADSTGLRLIEIQTETDGRVDRRAPSHAQGSRQ; from the coding sequence ATGGCCGGCCATGCTGTGGTCGAGCAACTCGTCGCGCACGGAGCCGACAAGGTCTACGCCGTGCCGGGCGAAAGCTACCTCGCCGTGTTGGACGGCCTCTACGAACACAACTCCTCGGTCGAGGTGATCATCACCAGACAAGAGGGAGGTGCCGCGTTGATGGCAGCGGCACACGGCCAACTGACCGGCAAGCCCGGAATCTGCATGGTCACCCGAGGACCAGGCGCCACCAATGCCAGCATCGGTGTGCACGTGGCGTCACAGGATGCGAGCCCGATGGTCCTGTTCATCGGGCAGGTGCCGCGTAGGAACAAGGGCAACCGCTCGTTCCAAGAGGTGGACTACTCGGCAATGTTCGGGACGATCGCCAAGGAAGTCATCGAGATCAACCAGGCCGACCGGACTCCCGAACTGGTGGCGCGGGCGATGAACACAGCAATATCCGGGGAGCCGGGCCCTGTGGTCGTGGTGCTTCCCGAGGACGTCCTCACCGACGAGACGACTGCGCCGATCCTCGAGCCTCCTGCTCCGATGCGGTCCTGGCCGCATCCGGCGGACATCGAGCGAGTCGTACAGATGCTGGGTAACGCCCGGTCGCCGGTCATCGTCGTGGGGCACACACGATGGACCTCCGAGGCATGCAACCGCCTGCGCCGATTCGCCGAAACCTCCGATATTCCCGTGGTTGCCGCAGTACGGTGCGCGGACGTCATCGACAACGACTCGGAAGCCTTCGTCGGCACTCTCGGCCTGCGCACAACACCGGGCCTGGCAGAGCAGCTCGAACGAGAAGCCGATCTCGTGATACTGCTCGGCACTCGCCCGGATGCGTTGACACTGAGCGAGTTCCCCACACTTCGCGACCCTGAACGACGCGCCAAGGTGGTGCACGTCTATCCCGATCCTGACTCGCTCGATCGCATCGTGGTCGCCGATGTCGCGATTCCTTCGCCACCAGAAGAGTTCTTGAATGCGCTGCCGCAGAAGATTCCTCCGACCGCGGAGCGGGCACGGTGGCGCGGTGTGCTTCGCGCACTGTGTGTGAACAATGACGCGCTGATCGAAATGTACAGCGCGGAGGACCCGGCTCCGGCCTTCATGGCGGTATTCAACAAACACATCGATACCAATGCCATCGTCTCAACAGGCGCAGGCAACTACACCGGATGGCCACAGCGTTTCCACCGCTTCTCCACGTACCCTTCGCTCGCGGGATCGCAGAGTGGTGCCATGGGCTACAGCATCCCAGCCGCGGTTGCCGCAGCATTGGCATTTCCCGATCGACGCGTCGTCGCGTTCGCCGGCGACGGTTGCTTCCTGATGAATGGCCAGGAACTGGCGACGGTGAGCCAGTATCGACTCGACGTCCTGGTGGTCGTTGTGAACAACAGCCGGTTCGGGACGATTCGTGACCACCAGGAAAGGCGCTTTCCTGGACGCGTGAGCGGCACCGGGCTCGCCAATCCCGACTTCGCCGCACTGGCACGCGCCTATGGCGGGGACGCACAGCAGGTACGCACACCGGAAGAATTCTCGATTGCGTTGGGCGAATTCGCCGACTCGACAGGGCTCCGACTGATCGAGATCCAGACAGAGACCGACGGCCGCGTCGACCGGCGTGCGCCCAGTCACGCACAAGGGAGCCGACAATGA
- a CDS encoding GlsB/YeaQ/YmgE family stress response membrane protein, whose product MIGQIITTIIFGAVIGVLARLVVPGKQAMGWVVTVVLGVAGALIGYWVWGGLLGQGDTRGIDWIRWIISIAAAAVLVLGYTSMTRKSRA is encoded by the coding sequence ATGATCGGCCAGATCATCACCACCATCATTTTCGGCGCGGTCATCGGGGTACTCGCCCGTCTCGTGGTCCCCGGGAAACAGGCGATGGGCTGGGTCGTCACGGTTGTCCTCGGCGTCGCAGGCGCGCTCATCGGGTACTGGGTGTGGGGCGGGCTCCTCGGCCAAGGCGACACACGTGGAATCGACTGGATCCGCTGGATCATCAGCATCGCCGCCGCCGCCGTTCTCGTCCTCGGGTACACCTCGATGACCCGTAAGAGTCGCGCCTAG
- the lhgO gene encoding L-2-hydroxyglutarate oxidase, giving the protein MSITRVAVVGGGIVGLSVARELGARLPKSAVTVFEKEATVGAHQTGHNSGVVHAGLYYEPGSLKAQLCRRGVGLLEEFALTYDVRYEKCGKIVVAQNEVENRRLRGIHERAVANGVPGVRLIRGSEIPEIEPHARGLAALHSPETAIIDYPGVTRALAEEVAWAGGRILLRSEVSRVEERSREVVVHANGGAESFDLVIACAGLQSDRLARNSGEAVFPKIVPFFGDYFLLSPQKSDLVNGLIYPVPDPKYPFLGVHLTKTLDGSVVLGPNAFLSLGRESYQRGLISLRDTIDALGFPGFWRFAAKNVQAAVRETRTALSTRAFVEQARQYVAEISVADVSRGPRGIRAQAMNSDGSLEDDFKITGTARVVHVRNAPSPGATSALAIAEHIVTEALNRVDEGASTP; this is encoded by the coding sequence ATGTCTATCACCAGGGTCGCGGTCGTCGGAGGCGGAATCGTCGGTCTGTCCGTTGCCCGTGAACTCGGCGCGCGACTTCCCAAATCAGCCGTAACGGTCTTCGAGAAGGAAGCCACCGTAGGAGCGCATCAGACCGGACACAACAGTGGTGTTGTGCACGCCGGCCTGTACTACGAGCCAGGCAGCCTCAAAGCCCAACTCTGTCGACGAGGCGTGGGCCTTCTCGAAGAGTTCGCCCTCACCTACGATGTCCGGTACGAAAAGTGCGGCAAGATCGTCGTGGCCCAGAACGAGGTCGAGAATCGGCGGCTGAGGGGGATTCACGAGCGGGCCGTCGCGAACGGAGTTCCCGGGGTCCGCCTGATCCGCGGATCGGAGATCCCGGAGATCGAGCCGCATGCTCGCGGGCTGGCCGCGCTGCACTCCCCCGAAACGGCCATCATCGACTACCCCGGAGTGACACGCGCTCTCGCCGAGGAGGTCGCCTGGGCAGGTGGGAGGATTCTCCTGCGCTCCGAAGTCAGCCGCGTCGAGGAGCGGTCCCGTGAAGTTGTAGTTCACGCGAATGGAGGCGCGGAGTCGTTCGATCTGGTGATCGCCTGCGCCGGACTGCAATCCGATCGCCTGGCAAGGAACTCGGGCGAGGCGGTCTTCCCGAAGATTGTTCCGTTCTTCGGCGACTATTTCCTGCTCTCACCGCAGAAGTCGGATCTGGTGAACGGGTTGATCTACCCCGTGCCAGATCCCAAGTATCCCTTCCTGGGAGTGCATCTGACCAAGACCCTCGATGGCAGCGTCGTCCTGGGCCCGAACGCCTTCCTGTCCCTCGGACGTGAGTCCTACCAGCGGGGCCTCATCTCGTTGAGGGACACGATCGATGCCTTGGGATTCCCCGGTTTCTGGCGCTTCGCAGCAAAGAACGTCCAGGCGGCGGTCCGGGAGACCCGCACCGCGCTGAGCACGCGAGCGTTCGTCGAGCAGGCACGCCAGTACGTCGCCGAGATCTCCGTTGCCGACGTCAGCCGTGGCCCTCGCGGCATCCGCGCACAGGCGATGAACAGCGACGGAAGCCTCGAGGACGACTTCAAGATCACAGGAACTGCGCGGGTCGTCCACGTTCGCAATGCCCCTTCACCGGGTGCAACATCGGCGCTTGCCATCGCCGAGCACATTGTGACAGAGGCGCTCAACCGCGTCGATGAAGGCGCCTCGACACCGTGA
- a CDS encoding Glu/Leu/Phe/Val family dehydrogenase has product MQDLFPDIDEWGPEKVVVVSDAKTGMKGVLVIDNSARGMGKGGTRMSPTLTVGEVARLARVMTWKWATNDLFFGGAKAGILGDPAGPNKEAVLRAFARKLSNEVPREYVFGLDMGLTENDAAIIQDELGDRGAAVGVPAVLGGIPYDELGVTGHGVAEAAMTILDIHDLETAQASFAIQGLGAVGAATAKRLAEEGATIVAVSTSKGALLDPGGLDIPALLALRATYGDACVEHYGIPTSPLGAELTTNADVLIPAATQDVVDVDLVSAIKARFIVEGANLPISTDALDLLHSRDVPVVPDFIANSGGTIAASYSMDARYSPFRPDLAAVFRTTSEKISANVRTVAEKSSAERLTPHRAARALAQDRVRQAMLLRAGRGHDLR; this is encoded by the coding sequence ATGCAAGACCTCTTCCCCGACATCGACGAATGGGGGCCGGAGAAGGTCGTCGTCGTTTCCGACGCCAAGACAGGGATGAAGGGTGTGTTGGTCATCGACAACTCCGCCCGAGGAATGGGAAAGGGCGGCACCCGAATGTCCCCGACCCTGACCGTGGGTGAGGTCGCCCGACTCGCCCGGGTCATGACTTGGAAATGGGCCACGAACGATCTGTTCTTCGGTGGCGCCAAGGCCGGTATTCTTGGCGATCCTGCAGGCCCGAACAAGGAAGCAGTGCTCCGTGCCTTCGCGCGCAAGCTCTCCAACGAAGTTCCGCGGGAGTACGTGTTCGGGCTCGACATGGGCCTGACCGAGAACGACGCCGCGATCATCCAGGACGAACTGGGCGACCGCGGAGCCGCGGTGGGTGTCCCCGCGGTCCTCGGCGGAATTCCCTACGACGAGTTGGGTGTGACAGGTCATGGTGTGGCCGAGGCCGCGATGACGATTCTCGACATCCACGACCTCGAGACGGCTCAGGCGTCGTTCGCAATTCAGGGTCTCGGCGCAGTCGGTGCCGCAACCGCTAAACGATTGGCTGAGGAAGGAGCCACCATCGTGGCGGTGTCGACTTCCAAGGGTGCGCTGCTCGATCCGGGCGGGCTCGACATCCCGGCACTGCTCGCGTTACGCGCCACCTACGGTGACGCGTGCGTAGAGCACTACGGCATCCCCACCTCACCGTTGGGCGCCGAGCTGACCACGAATGCCGACGTATTGATTCCGGCAGCAACTCAGGATGTTGTGGACGTCGACCTGGTGTCTGCGATCAAGGCCAGATTCATCGTCGAGGGCGCCAACCTCCCCATCTCGACCGACGCGCTCGACCTTCTGCACTCCCGAGATGTGCCTGTCGTTCCCGATTTCATCGCGAACTCCGGCGGAACCATCGCCGCCTCCTACAGCATGGATGCGCGGTACTCGCCCTTCCGCCCGGACCTGGCCGCAGTCTTCCGCACCACTTCCGAGAAGATCAGCGCAAACGTGCGGACCGTGGCGGAGAAATCCTCCGCGGAGCGGCTCACCCCACACCGTGCCGCACGAGCCCTCGCGCAGGATCGCGTGCGCCAGGCAATGCTGCTGCGGGCAGGCCGGGGACACGATCTGCGATGA
- a CDS encoding MFS transporter: MSASVAGVQSRPGPQRSPSTPRRVAAGAAIGQVVEWYDYGIYGFLAVPIAYTFFSSSDPTAALLATFAVFAVPFVARPFGGVLCGYLADRIGRQRVLVGVLLLISLATVGIGVLPGYTSIGIAGPIILVLFRLMQGLSAGGEVVSAMSFVAEHAPPGRRAFLMCWGQSGAFIALFAGNIAGLTLAATLTENQINEWGWRIPFLLALPLALIGLYMRRHLDESPAFREIQEQRREEKPEPLRAALAAKTTRRAIVLCAALALLNSSGYYALFTYMPTYLMVNLDYSQQQAFGATALAIMVMLLVIPIGAITSDRIGRRPVLLFSSILVMIIAIPSFALLDKGIGFLIIGLVVLGVTFAAYTGTIHAALAELFPTRIRVTAYAIGYNFSTAVFGGAAPLMLVFAIDRTGISMFPAFYLIATALGTAIAAWRMKETSEISMTKEVSQ; encoded by the coding sequence ATGAGTGCATCCGTGGCCGGAGTGCAATCTCGACCGGGCCCGCAGCGATCGCCGAGCACGCCCCGCCGGGTGGCCGCCGGAGCTGCGATCGGCCAGGTCGTGGAGTGGTACGACTACGGAATCTACGGGTTTCTCGCCGTTCCGATCGCATACACGTTCTTCTCGTCCTCGGACCCGACGGCGGCGCTTCTGGCGACCTTCGCCGTCTTCGCAGTCCCGTTCGTCGCTCGCCCCTTCGGTGGCGTGTTGTGCGGGTACCTGGCCGACCGGATCGGCCGCCAGCGTGTCCTCGTCGGAGTGCTCTTGTTGATATCGCTGGCGACAGTCGGAATCGGCGTCCTGCCCGGGTACACCAGTATCGGGATCGCAGGGCCGATCATCTTGGTGCTGTTCCGCCTGATGCAAGGCCTGTCGGCTGGCGGGGAGGTGGTCAGTGCCATGTCGTTCGTCGCCGAGCACGCACCCCCTGGTCGCCGCGCATTCCTCATGTGCTGGGGCCAGTCCGGTGCATTCATCGCACTCTTCGCGGGCAACATCGCCGGCCTCACTCTCGCAGCGACCCTGACCGAAAACCAGATCAACGAGTGGGGCTGGCGAATCCCCTTCTTGCTCGCGCTTCCGCTCGCTCTCATCGGGCTCTACATGAGACGGCACCTCGACGAATCGCCCGCCTTCCGTGAGATCCAGGAGCAGCGTCGGGAAGAAAAGCCCGAGCCGCTGCGTGCAGCGCTCGCCGCGAAGACGACCCGTCGTGCCATCGTGCTCTGTGCAGCCCTCGCGTTGCTGAACAGCTCGGGCTACTACGCCCTGTTCACCTACATGCCGACCTATCTCATGGTCAACCTCGACTATTCGCAGCAGCAGGCCTTCGGCGCGACCGCCCTCGCAATCATGGTGATGCTGCTCGTGATCCCGATCGGCGCCATCACCTCGGATCGCATCGGCCGCCGGCCCGTCCTGCTGTTCTCGTCGATCCTCGTCATGATCATAGCTATTCCGTCGTTCGCGCTCCTGGACAAGGGAATTGGATTCCTGATCATAGGCCTGGTGGTGCTGGGAGTCACGTTCGCCGCATACACGGGCACCATTCACGCCGCGCTCGCAGAACTGTTCCCGACTCGAATTCGAGTGACCGCGTACGCAATTGGATACAACTTTTCCACCGCGGTGTTCGGTGGGGCAGCCCCGTTGATGTTGGTCTTCGCGATCGACCGCACCGGCATCAGCATGTTCCCCGCGTTCTACCTCATCGCCACCGCACTGGGCACCGCGATTGCCGCGTGGCGGATGAAGGAAACCAGCGAAATTTCTATGACCAAGGAAGTGAGCCAGTAA
- the eutC gene encoding ethanolamine ammonia-lyase subunit EutC, with protein MSDPALQDFWDELRSTTQARIGLGRAGDALPTERVLELRSAHAAARDAVHQPLDSETLVEHVEAVGLGRPVVVTSRASDRGEYLRRPDLGRIPADLSVVRAGNAEVGFVLADGLSPRALDDHGVPLLSALVTEFDGIYTLAPPVIATQARVALGDHIGQAMGIQTLVLLIGERPGLSVADSVGVYLTHLPRPGRTDADRNCVSNIHPPEGLGYQHAARVVAGLIAGARRLGRSGVDLKDTSRSDRLPPGEVVSLE; from the coding sequence ATGAGTGACCCGGCCCTGCAAGACTTCTGGGATGAGTTGCGCTCCACGACGCAGGCGCGCATCGGACTCGGCCGGGCGGGAGACGCACTCCCGACCGAGCGTGTGCTCGAGCTGCGTTCGGCGCACGCCGCGGCTCGAGATGCCGTGCATCAACCGCTGGACTCGGAGACATTGGTCGAGCATGTCGAAGCGGTCGGCCTGGGACGGCCGGTAGTGGTTACGAGCCGTGCGTCGGATCGGGGGGAGTACCTGCGCAGACCCGACCTGGGGCGCATACCGGCCGATCTGTCGGTGGTGCGAGCAGGCAACGCGGAGGTGGGTTTCGTTCTCGCAGACGGTCTGTCGCCACGGGCACTCGACGATCATGGGGTTCCGCTCCTGTCTGCCCTGGTCACGGAGTTCGACGGAATCTACACGCTGGCCCCACCGGTGATCGCAACCCAAGCGAGGGTCGCGCTCGGAGACCACATCGGACAGGCGATGGGGATTCAAACCCTCGTCCTGCTGATCGGGGAGCGGCCGGGGCTGTCTGTAGCGGACAGCGTCGGCGTCTATCTCACTCACCTGCCGCGGCCGGGGCGCACCGACGCCGATCGGAACTGCGTCTCCAACATCCATCCCCCCGAGGGGCTCGGCTACCAGCACGCAGCCCGAGTCGTGGCGGGCCTCATCGCCGGAGCGCGGAGGCTGGGCCGGTCGGGTGTCGACCTCAAAGACACTTCCCGCTCGGACCGGTTGCCACCCGGTGAGGTTGTGAGCCTCGAGTGA
- a CDS encoding NAD-dependent succinate-semialdehyde dehydrogenase, with translation MTAAVVPSAEYPEIEMLLDGQSLSLGDVSSSVPIINPADESTIAYLPVAGPELLDRAAAASAQGFEEWRAENPRNRAAVLLRAADLLEERLDSISTALTLEQGKPVREAKAEWQATIDLFRWFAEEGRRTYGRVISGVLHARHLVVSEPVGPVVALTPWNVPALAAGRKVAPALAAGCSVILKGPSETPSASYEIVKALHEAGVPPLAVQAVYGEAAQVSERLIGSSHIRKVSFTGSTRVGRIIAGLAAQGLKRSTLELGGHAPVLVFPDVDVEEAARNAAQWKFRNAGQICVSPTRFIVHEDVLERFVDEFAKTARGIRLGSGLDPDTAMGPLLSNDRVRAVQSLVDDAVAHGAEIVAGGRRVDTKGFFFEPTVIKNIGDGASILQEEPFGPVAPVIGFSTYENAVEQANSVNVGLAAFVITDSARIARAAAADVQAGIVGVNDYNCSRCEIPFGGVKDTGWGQEGGTEGIEPYLVKKAILSV, from the coding sequence ATGACTGCTGCCGTAGTACCCAGCGCGGAGTATCCCGAGATCGAAATGCTCCTCGACGGACAATCGCTGAGCTTGGGCGATGTCTCCTCTTCCGTCCCGATCATCAATCCGGCGGACGAATCAACCATTGCGTATCTCCCCGTAGCCGGACCCGAGCTGCTCGACCGCGCCGCCGCAGCATCAGCACAGGGATTCGAGGAGTGGAGGGCGGAGAACCCGAGGAACCGGGCTGCGGTATTGCTGCGGGCGGCGGACCTGCTCGAGGAAAGGCTCGATTCGATCAGCACCGCTCTGACGCTCGAGCAGGGAAAGCCGGTGCGCGAGGCAAAGGCCGAGTGGCAGGCCACGATCGACCTGTTCCGCTGGTTCGCGGAGGAAGGACGCCGGACATACGGCCGCGTCATCTCGGGTGTACTGCATGCGCGACACCTCGTCGTGAGCGAACCGGTGGGCCCTGTGGTGGCCCTGACACCGTGGAATGTCCCCGCGCTCGCCGCGGGGCGGAAGGTGGCGCCCGCGCTGGCGGCCGGATGTTCCGTCATCCTCAAGGGACCCTCGGAAACTCCCTCGGCGAGCTACGAAATCGTCAAGGCGCTGCACGAGGCGGGCGTCCCGCCACTGGCAGTCCAGGCTGTGTACGGCGAGGCGGCCCAAGTGTCCGAGCGCCTGATCGGCAGCAGCCACATCCGCAAGGTCTCCTTCACCGGCTCCACTCGGGTCGGCCGGATCATCGCCGGACTCGCGGCGCAGGGACTCAAGCGTTCCACCCTCGAACTCGGCGGCCACGCACCCGTGCTGGTCTTCCCCGACGTGGACGTCGAGGAGGCGGCGAGGAATGCAGCGCAGTGGAAGTTCCGCAACGCCGGGCAGATCTGCGTCTCGCCGACCAGATTCATCGTGCACGAAGACGTGCTCGAACGCTTCGTCGACGAGTTCGCGAAGACGGCCCGCGGTATCCGGCTCGGCAGTGGGCTCGACCCGGATACCGCCATGGGACCGCTGTTGTCGAACGATCGCGTACGGGCTGTGCAGAGCCTCGTGGACGATGCCGTCGCACATGGCGCCGAGATCGTCGCCGGCGGCAGGCGCGTCGACACGAAAGGCTTCTTCTTCGAGCCGACCGTAATCAAGAACATCGGCGACGGAGCCAGTATCCTGCAAGAAGAGCCGTTTGGGCCGGTCGCACCGGTGATTGGGTTCTCCACGTACGAGAATGCGGTCGAGCAAGCAAATTCGGTGAACGTCGGTCTGGCCGCGTTCGTGATCACCGACTCGGCACGCATCGCCCGTGCCGCAGCGGCGGACGTTCAGGCAGGCATCGTCGGTGTGAATGACTACAACTGCTCCCGTTGCGAAATCCCTTTCGGCGGTGTGAAAGACACGGGATGGGGTCAGGAGGGCGGCACTGAGGGGATCGAGCCGTATCTCGTCAAGAAGGCCATACTGAGCGTCTAG
- a CDS encoding haloacid dehalogenase-like hydrolase, translated as MKSPSARSMWMGSLSLSISLLVAACTSGGGEAAGPQVAEVSSCRSLDSNLEWYGDNRQELDQLIARDGECGGSGDVTEGAPLALFDWDNTVVKNDISYATVYWMIKNDKILQPPDRDWTATSRYMTAEAASALSAACGGDVEPGQPLPTGTDLDCADEILAVLEGETAAGEPAFGAYDHRRNDPSYAWFVQIMGGHSVQDITDFARSARTENLAATLGAEQTVGTHRVDASVRYYPQMVDLIDTLRVNGFDVRIISASAEPIVRVWAEELGFEPDRVMGVRPVIDNGIITRHLVGCGDVPDGEDGVVPTVDGKRCQVNQVVFGVTGADAFAPLPAEERQVFAAGDTGTDVTFLGDATGARLVINRNNPELMCKAYDNSDGKWLINPMFLEPNAQAPQPYPCSSTAFVDANGTEGPVHRADGSVIEDQVDSIY; from the coding sequence ATGAAGTCGCCCAGTGCCCGATCCATGTGGATGGGTTCGCTCTCGCTCTCTATCAGTTTGCTGGTCGCCGCATGCACGTCAGGCGGCGGGGAAGCGGCGGGACCGCAGGTCGCAGAGGTAAGTTCGTGCCGATCGCTGGATTCGAACCTCGAATGGTACGGAGACAACCGGCAGGAACTCGACCAATTGATCGCCCGCGACGGCGAATGTGGGGGTAGTGGCGATGTGACGGAGGGTGCCCCGCTGGCGTTGTTCGACTGGGACAACACCGTGGTCAAGAACGACATCAGCTACGCGACTGTGTACTGGATGATCAAGAACGACAAAATCCTCCAACCCCCGGATCGGGACTGGACGGCCACGAGCCGATACATGACGGCCGAGGCGGCCTCTGCTCTCTCCGCCGCGTGTGGCGGGGATGTGGAACCGGGCCAACCACTCCCGACCGGTACCGACCTCGATTGCGCGGACGAGATCCTAGCCGTCCTCGAGGGGGAGACCGCCGCGGGTGAGCCCGCATTCGGCGCCTACGACCATCGGCGAAACGACCCTTCATATGCGTGGTTCGTTCAAATCATGGGCGGTCATTCGGTGCAGGACATCACCGATTTCGCGCGGTCGGCGCGGACCGAGAACCTCGCGGCAACGTTGGGCGCCGAGCAGACGGTCGGCACTCACCGGGTGGACGCGTCCGTGCGCTACTACCCGCAGATGGTGGATCTCATAGACACCCTTCGCGTCAATGGTTTCGATGTGCGGATCATCTCCGCGTCGGCCGAACCGATCGTGCGGGTGTGGGCTGAGGAACTCGGATTCGAGCCGGACCGAGTGATGGGGGTGCGCCCCGTGATCGACAACGGGATCATCACCCGACACCTGGTGGGGTGTGGCGATGTACCCGACGGCGAGGACGGTGTGGTTCCCACTGTCGACGGCAAGCGGTGCCAGGTCAATCAGGTGGTGTTCGGTGTGACCGGCGCGGATGCGTTCGCACCTCTGCCCGCCGAGGAGCGCCAGGTGTTCGCCGCCGGCGATACGGGTACCGACGTGACGTTCCTCGGTGACGCGACCGGGGCTCGGCTGGTCATCAATCGGAACAACCCCGAGTTGATGTGCAAGGCGTACGACAACAGTGACGGAAAGTGGTTGATCAACCCGATGTTCCTGGAGCCGAACGCGCAAGCGCCGCAGCCGTACCCGTGCTCGTCCACGGCCTTCGTCGACGCGAATGGCACCGAGGGTCCGGTTCACCGGGCTGACGGTTCGGTGATCGAGGACCAGGTGGACTCTATCTACTGA
- a CDS encoding AMP-binding protein, translating to MTTPLRSYTSGVWDSPMLGDTIGDNFDRTVTAHADREALVDRPSGRRWTYAELARDVDAVAVGLLSRGIEKGDRVGIWAPNCPEWTMIQYATAKIGAILVNINPAYRTHELRYVLDQAGIRLLVSAPEFKSSDYASIIETVRPNCPDLEMVVLLGSDDWNRLCSDGAAAHDSDQTVLMAAQRALSSDDPINIQYTSGTTGFPKGATLSHHNILNNGYFVGELCHYTENDRVCIPVPFYHCFGMVMGNLACTSHGATMVIPGAAFDPRATLQAVETEKCTSLYGVPTMFIAELADPSFEQFDLSSLRTGIMAGSPCPVEVMKQVIEQMGMAEVSICYGMTETSPVSLQTRVDDTIDQRVSTVGRVGPHLEVKIIEPDTGLTVPRGEPGELCTRGYSVMLGYWNDPEKTAESIDAGRWMHTGDIGVMDSDGYVAITGRIKDIVIRGGENVYPREIEEFLYTHPDILDAQVIGVPDAKYGEELMVWVRMKDGATPLDAAAIREFCTGKLAHYKIPRYVHVVDEFPMTVTGKVRKVEMREQSLGLIEGSGQPW from the coding sequence ATGACAACCCCGCTTCGCAGCTACACCTCGGGCGTGTGGGACTCCCCTATGCTCGGCGACACCATCGGCGACAACTTCGATCGGACGGTGACAGCCCATGCCGATCGCGAGGCGCTTGTCGACAGGCCGTCGGGTCGCCGCTGGACATACGCCGAACTCGCTCGTGATGTCGACGCTGTCGCGGTGGGGTTGCTGAGTAGAGGCATTGAGAAGGGCGACCGGGTGGGGATCTGGGCACCGAATTGCCCGGAGTGGACCATGATCCAATACGCAACCGCCAAGATCGGTGCGATCCTCGTCAACATCAATCCCGCCTATCGGACACACGAATTGCGATATGTCCTCGATCAGGCGGGGATTCGGCTACTCGTGTCGGCACCGGAGTTCAAGTCGTCCGACTACGCGTCGATCATCGAGACGGTCCGGCCCAACTGCCCGGATCTCGAGATGGTGGTGCTGTTGGGCAGCGATGACTGGAACCGCCTGTGTTCGGACGGGGCGGCGGCGCACGACTCGGATCAGACGGTGCTGATGGCCGCGCAACGAGCATTGTCGTCGGACGATCCGATCAACATCCAGTATACCTCGGGGACAACGGGTTTCCCGAAGGGCGCGACTCTCAGTCATCACAACATCCTCAACAACGGCTACTTCGTCGGGGAGCTGTGCCACTACACCGAGAACGACAGGGTGTGCATTCCGGTGCCGTTCTATCACTGCTTCGGCATGGTGATGGGCAACCTCGCATGCACGAGCCACGGAGCCACCATGGTCATCCCGGGTGCAGCGTTCGATCCTCGGGCGACGCTGCAGGCAGTCGAGACCGAGAAGTGCACCTCGCTGTACGGCGTGCCGACGATGTTCATCGCCGAACTCGCCGATCCGAGCTTCGAGCAGTTCGACCTCTCGAGCCTGCGTACCGGCATCATGGCGGGATCGCCATGCCCGGTAGAGGTGATGAAGCAGGTGATCGAGCAGATGGGGATGGCCGAGGTCTCCATCTGCTACGGCATGACCGAGACATCGCCGGTGTCACTGCAGACGCGGGTCGACGACACGATCGACCAGCGAGTCTCCACTGTCGGCCGGGTGGGCCCGCACCTCGAGGTAAAGATCATCGAACCGGACACCGGTCTCACGGTGCCGCGCGGCGAACCGGGGGAGCTGTGCACACGTGGCTACTCGGTAATGCTCGGCTACTGGAACGACCCGGAGAAGACCGCCGAGTCCATCGACGCCGGACGGTGGATGCACACCGGCGACATCGGGGTAATGGATTCCGACGGCTACGTCGCAATCACCGGGCGGATCAAGGACATCGTCATCCGCGGCGGTGAGAACGTGTACCCCCGCGAGATCGAGGAATTCCTCTACACCCACCCCGACATCCTCGACGCTCAAGTCATCGGTGTGCCCGACGCCAAGTACGGCGAAGAACTCATGGTGTGGGTCCGGATGAAGGATGGTGCGACCCCGCTGGACGCAGCGGCAATCCGTGAGTTCTGTACCGGAAAGCTCGCTCACTACAAGATTCCGCGTTACGTTCACGTGGTCGACGAGTTCCCGATGACGGTGACCGGCAAGGTGCGCAAGGTCGAAATGCGCGAGCAGTCGCTCGGGTTGATCGAGGGGTCGGGCCAGCCGTGGTAA